Proteins co-encoded in one Prunus persica cultivar Lovell chromosome G6, Prunus_persica_NCBIv2, whole genome shotgun sequence genomic window:
- the LOC18774769 gene encoding U2 small nuclear ribonucleoprotein B'' 2 isoform X2: protein MLSGDIPPNQTIYIKNLNEKIKKEELKRSLYCLFSQYGKILDVVALKTPKLRGQAWVAFLEVTSASNAVRQMQNFPFYDKPMRIQYAKTKSDCIADADGSLGPKEKKKKQDDKAERKKRGDEGQQSATENGATAENGGRTASSRQGNPNAHEAAAPNSILFIENLPHETTSAMLELLFKQYPGFREVRLIEAKPGIAFVEFEDDIHSSMAMTALQGFRITPQNSMAISFAKK from the exons ATGCTTTCAGGGGACATACCGCCTAACCAAACAATATACATTAAGAACCTCAACGAGAAAATCAAAAAAGAAG AATTGAAGAGGTCCCTGTATTGCTTATTCTCGCAATATGGAAAGATTTTGGATGTTGTAGCTTTGAAGACACCCAAGCTTCGTGGGCAAGCATGGGTTGCATTTCTAGAAGTGACTTCTGCCAGTAATGCTGTGCGTCAGATGCAAAACTTCCCATTTTATGATAAACCCATG CGGATTCAATATGCAAAAACAAAGTCAGATTGCATAGCTGATGCAGATGGAAGCTTAggtccaaaagaaaagaaaaagaagcaggATGATAAAG CTGAAAGAAAGAAGCGAGGTGATGAAGGGCAGCAATCTGCTACGGAAAATGGTGCAACTGCCGAAAATGGAGGCAGAACA GCCTCATCTCGGCAAGGCAACCCAAATGCACATGAAGCAGCAGCTCCAAACAGCATTCTGTTCATTGAGAATTTGCCCCATGAAACCACTAGTGCTATGCTGGAATTGCTGTTCAAACAATACCCAGGATTTAGGGAAGTCCGGTTGATTGAAGCAAAGCCAGGCATCGCCTTTGTAGAGTTTGAAGATGACATTCACTCATCAATGGCCATGACTGCCCTTCAAGGCTTCAGAATCACCCCTCAAAACTCCATGGCCATCTCTTTTGCCAAGAAGTAA
- the LOC18774769 gene encoding U2 small nuclear ribonucleoprotein B'' 2 isoform X1, with the protein MLSGDIPPNQTIYIKNLNEKIKKEELKRSLYCLFSQYGKILDVVALKTPKLRGQAWVAFLEVTSASNAVRQMQNFPFYDKPMRIQYAKTKSDCIADADGSLGPKEKKKKQDDKAERKKRGDEGQQSATENGATAENGGRTQASSRQGNPNAHEAAAPNSILFIENLPHETTSAMLELLFKQYPGFREVRLIEAKPGIAFVEFEDDIHSSMAMTALQGFRITPQNSMAISFAKK; encoded by the exons ATGCTTTCAGGGGACATACCGCCTAACCAAACAATATACATTAAGAACCTCAACGAGAAAATCAAAAAAGAAG AATTGAAGAGGTCCCTGTATTGCTTATTCTCGCAATATGGAAAGATTTTGGATGTTGTAGCTTTGAAGACACCCAAGCTTCGTGGGCAAGCATGGGTTGCATTTCTAGAAGTGACTTCTGCCAGTAATGCTGTGCGTCAGATGCAAAACTTCCCATTTTATGATAAACCCATG CGGATTCAATATGCAAAAACAAAGTCAGATTGCATAGCTGATGCAGATGGAAGCTTAggtccaaaagaaaagaaaaagaagcaggATGATAAAG CTGAAAGAAAGAAGCGAGGTGATGAAGGGCAGCAATCTGCTACGGAAAATGGTGCAACTGCCGAAAATGGAGGCAGAACA CAGGCCTCATCTCGGCAAGGCAACCCAAATGCACATGAAGCAGCAGCTCCAAACAGCATTCTGTTCATTGAGAATTTGCCCCATGAAACCACTAGTGCTATGCTGGAATTGCTGTTCAAACAATACCCAGGATTTAGGGAAGTCCGGTTGATTGAAGCAAAGCCAGGCATCGCCTTTGTAGAGTTTGAAGATGACATTCACTCATCAATGGCCATGACTGCCCTTCAAGGCTTCAGAATCACCCCTCAAAACTCCATGGCCATCTCTTTTGCCAAGAAGTAA
- the LOC18775172 gene encoding isoleucine N-monooxygenase 2 — protein sequence MEANVGFLTLCLAITLVRFLMKRYWHQSKINDNNNKAIKQHYPLPPTPKGLRPWPIVGNLPEMLMNKPTFRWIHKLMEESNTEIACIRLANVHVIPVSCPILSREILKKQDATFATRPLSISTFLITKGYITTVMVPFGEQWKKMRKVITSELLSPMRHKWLTDKRIEEADHLVRYVFNQCNNEEGSGIVDLRLATQHYCANVIKRMIFNQRYFTEEMKDGGPSVEEQNYVNAVFDMLRYIYAFSASDYISCLRGLDLDGHEKIIKDCIKLTRKRQDPVIEERIREHQKLGGNKVSVDLLDILISLKDASGQPLLSPDEIKGQVNEMIMAAVDNPSNAAEWAIAEMINQPHLFEKARQELDAVVGKERQVQESDLSQLNFVKACAREAFRLHPVAPFNVPHVSMADTTVGDYFIPKGSHVMLSRIGLGRNPKIWDEPLKYKPERHLKDDGSGVVLTESELRFISFSTGMRGCVASTLGTSMTVMLFARLLHGFTWEAPPNESRIDLTEADGELLLAKPLLALAKPRLPAHVYQT from the exons ATGGAAGCCAATGTTGGCTTCCTCACATTGTGCTTGGCCATCACTTTGGTGCGTTTCTTAATGAAGCGTTATTGGCACCAAAGCAAGATTAacgacaacaacaacaaagctATCAAGCAACACTACCCACTTCCTCCCACTCCCAAGGGCCTAAGGCCTTGGCCTATTGTGGGCAACCTCCCCGAGATGCTCATGAACAAGCCCACATTCCGGTGGATACACAAGCTCATGGAGGAAAGCAACACTGAAATCGCTTGCATTCGTCTTGCAAACGTTCATGTCATCCCCGTCTCCTGCCCCATTCTCAGCCGCgaaattttgaagaaacaAGATGCAACTTTTGCCACGAGGCCTCTCAGCATCTCCACCTTCCTCATCACCAAAGGGTACATAACCACTGTTATGGTGCCCTTCGGGGAGCAATGGAAGAAAATGAGGAAGGTCATCACATCCGAGTTGCTCTCTCCCATGAGACATAAGTGGCTCACGGACAAGAGGATTGAGGAGGCCGACCACCTTGTTCGATACGTGTTCAACCAGTGCAACAATGAGGAGGGCAGTGGCATTGTGGATTTGAGACTTGCTACACAACATTATTGTGCAAATGTGATTAAGAGAATGATTTTCAACCAGAGGTACTTTACGGAGGAGATGAAGGACGGAGGTCCTAGTGTTGAGGAACAAAACTATGTAAATGCAGTGTTCGATATGCTCAGGTACATCTATGCATTTTCTGCATCCGATTACATCTCATGCTTGAGAGGCCTCGATTTGGACGGCCATGAGAAGATCATAAAGGACTGCATTAAGCTTACAAGAAAACGCCAAGACCCCGTCATTGAAGAGAGGATTCGTGAACATCAGAAACTTGGCGGAAACAAGGTCTCAGTAGACTTGCTTGACATTCTTATCTCACTCAAAGACGCCAGTGGTCAACCATTGCTCTCACCAGACGAGATCAAAGGCCAAGTAAAT GAGATGATAATGGCAGCAGTGGACAACCCCTCAAACGCAGCTGAATGGGCAATTGCAGAGATGATAAACCAACCCCACCTGTTCGAGAAAGCAAGACAAGAACTTGACGCTGTGGTTGGCAAAGAAAGACAAGTGCAAGAGTCAGATCTGTCGCAGCTCAACTTCGTCAAGGCCTGCGCTCGAGAAGCCTTCCGCCTCCACCCGGTGGCGCCATTCAACGTCCCCCACGTGTCGATGGCCGACACGACCGTGGGCGATTACTTCATCCCCAAGGGCAGCCACGTGATGCTGAGCCGAATCGGGCTCGGCCGCAACCCAAAAATTTGGGACGAGCCCCTCAAGTACAAGCCCGAGCGCCACCTCAAGGACGACGGGTCAGGTGTTGTACTCACTGAGTCAGAGCTCCGATTCATATCGTTCAGCACCGGCATGCGAGGCTGCGTCGCGAGTACACTCGGCACGAGCATGACTGTGATGCTGTTTGCTAGGCTTCTTCATGGGTTTACTTGGGAAGCGCCCCCCAATGAGTCGAGAATCGACCTCACCGAGGCAGATGGCGAGCTCCTACTCGCCAAGCCACTGCTTGCACTCGCGAAGCCACGCCTGCCAGCTCACGTGTACCAGACATAA